One Ananas comosus cultivar F153 linkage group 1, ASM154086v1, whole genome shotgun sequence DNA window includes the following coding sequences:
- the LOC109710445 gene encoding uncharacterized protein LOC109710445, producing MAMLNPALRSTLCRSVSRGFHSTGVKRMGGAHGHGDAPFYEHAKHMYNLDRMKHQKLKMSLSVLSAFSIGVAVPIYAVIFQQKKSASA from the exons aTGGCGATGCTCAACCCCGCCCTCCGATCCACTCTCTGCCGCTCCG TGTCTCGTGGGTTTCACTCAACTGGGGTAAAGAGAATGGGCGGAGCACATGGCCATGGAGATGCGCCATTCTATGAACACGCAAAGCACATGTACAACTTGGATCGGATGAAGCATCAGAAGCTTAAGATGTCCCTCTCGGTGCTATCAGCCTTTAGCATCGGGGTGGCTGTTCCCATCTATGCTGTCATTTTCCAGCAGAAGAAGAGCGCCTCAGCTTAA
- the LOC109715797 gene encoding receptor homology region, transmembrane domain- and RING domain-containing protein 1-like isoform X1 codes for MGMLNNNSGKRYLLCSFVIVAVIYMMAGLGAANVVLMGNNVTLSFDDVEANFAPPVKGSGECGVLYIAEPLDACSPFTKKAVQGPVPPFALIIRGGCTFDDKVRYAQRAGFKAAIVYDNEDGGALISMAGTSSGIHIHAVFVSKASGETLKKYAGRTDIELWIIPTFENSAWSIMAISFISLLAMSAVLATCFFVRRHRIRREQPRVPNIREFHGMSSRLVKAMPSLIFTSVLEDNCTSRTCAICLEDYNVGEKLRILPCRHKFHALCVDSWLTTWRTFCPVCKQDANAGMAANLPASESTPLLSSNAPSPISSRASSFRSSVPASPSIQILPPPHAQSVSRTYSNSSNPLIPNPNPSRSYTRSSAISISGSSADLRHLSASHRSRASHLASPQSLGLPMSSPVNSRLMNPYIPNSSNASPSYLYGSSSRQSYLRHCAESDASLSALASAQSLPGC; via the exons ATGGGAATGTTGAATAATAATAGTGGGAAGAGGTATTTGTTATGCTCGTTTGTTATTGTTGCTGTTATCTACATGATGGCGGGATTGGGAGCTGCGAATGTGGTGTTGATGGGGAATAACGTGACCTTATCCTTCGACGATGTCGAGGCGAACTTCG CTCCGCCAGTAAAAGGATCAGGCGAATGTGGTGTACTGTACATAGCCGAGCCTTTGGACGCGTGTTCTCCGTTCACAAAGAAAGCTGTGCAAGGTCCGGTTCCCCCGTTCGCTTTGATTATAAGAGGAGGGTGCACATTTGATGATAAAGTTAGATATGCACAACGTGCCGGTTTCAAAGCGGCAATCGTGTACGACAATGAGGATGGTGGTGCTTTAATCTCAA TGGCAGGAACTTCAAGCGGCATCCATATACACGCCGTGTTCGTCTCCAAGGCCTCTGGCGAAACACTGAAGAAATACGCCGGTCGGACTGATATTGAATTGTGGATTATTCCGACTTTCGAGAATTCAGCATGGTCAATAATGGCTATATCTTTCATATCACTACTCGCAATGTCGGCTGTGTTGGCTACATGCTTCTTCGTACGAAGGCACCGAATAAGGCGCGAACAGCCTAGGGTTCCTAATATCCGAGAGTTCCACGGGATGAGCAGTAGATTGGTGAAAGCTATGCCGAGTCTCATATTCACTTCGGTTTTGGAAGATAATTGTACGTCAAGAACATGTGCGATATGCCTAGAAGACTACAATGTGGGGGAGAAGCTAAGGATTCTGCCGTGCCGTCACA AATTCCATGCTCTTTGTGTCGATTCGTGGCTCACCACCTGGCGGACCTTCTGTCCTGTCTGCAAGCAAGATGCAAATGCTGGGATGGCCGCCAATCTTCCTGCGTCGGAATCCACCCCTTTGCTTTCTTCCAATGCACCGTCTCCAATCTCGTCTAGGGCGTCTTCCTTCCGCTCATCGGTTCCCGCATCCCCGTCTATACAAATACTCCCACCTCCCCATGCGCAATCAGTTTCCCGAACTTACTCCAATTCTAGTAATCCCCTcatccctaaccctaaccctagtagGTCCTATACCCGCTCCTCGGCTATCAGCATAAGCGGAAGCTCCGCCGACCTAAGACATCTATCGGCCTCCCACCGATCTCGAGCCTCTCATTTAGCTTCTCCGCAATCGTTGGGCCTTCCGATGTCCTCCCCAGTCAATTCAAGGCTCATGAATCCGTATATTCCTAATTCAAGCAATGCATCCCCGAGCTATCTTTATGGGTCTTCGAGCCGGCAGTCGTACTTACGGCACTGCGCCGAATCGGACGCCAGTTTGTCTGCTTTGGCTTCTGCACAGTCTCTTCCCGGATGTTGA
- the LOC109715797 gene encoding receptor homology region, transmembrane domain- and RING domain-containing protein 1-like isoform X2, with amino-acid sequence MGMLNNNSGKRYLLCSFVIVAVIYMMAGLGAANVVLMGNNVTLSFDDVEANFAPPVKGSGECGVLYIAEPLDACSPFTKKAVQGPVPPFALIIRGGCTFDDKVRYAQRAGFKAAIVYDNEDGGALISRTSSGIHIHAVFVSKASGETLKKYAGRTDIELWIIPTFENSAWSIMAISFISLLAMSAVLATCFFVRRHRIRREQPRVPNIREFHGMSSRLVKAMPSLIFTSVLEDNCTSRTCAICLEDYNVGEKLRILPCRHKFHALCVDSWLTTWRTFCPVCKQDANAGMAANLPASESTPLLSSNAPSPISSRASSFRSSVPASPSIQILPPPHAQSVSRTYSNSSNPLIPNPNPSRSYTRSSAISISGSSADLRHLSASHRSRASHLASPQSLGLPMSSPVNSRLMNPYIPNSSNASPSYLYGSSSRQSYLRHCAESDASLSALASAQSLPGC; translated from the exons ATGGGAATGTTGAATAATAATAGTGGGAAGAGGTATTTGTTATGCTCGTTTGTTATTGTTGCTGTTATCTACATGATGGCGGGATTGGGAGCTGCGAATGTGGTGTTGATGGGGAATAACGTGACCTTATCCTTCGACGATGTCGAGGCGAACTTCG CTCCGCCAGTAAAAGGATCAGGCGAATGTGGTGTACTGTACATAGCCGAGCCTTTGGACGCGTGTTCTCCGTTCACAAAGAAAGCTGTGCAAGGTCCGGTTCCCCCGTTCGCTTTGATTATAAGAGGAGGGTGCACATTTGATGATAAAGTTAGATATGCACAACGTGCCGGTTTCAAAGCGGCAATCGTGTACGACAATGAGGATGGTGGTGCTTTAATCTCAA GAACTTCAAGCGGCATCCATATACACGCCGTGTTCGTCTCCAAGGCCTCTGGCGAAACACTGAAGAAATACGCCGGTCGGACTGATATTGAATTGTGGATTATTCCGACTTTCGAGAATTCAGCATGGTCAATAATGGCTATATCTTTCATATCACTACTCGCAATGTCGGCTGTGTTGGCTACATGCTTCTTCGTACGAAGGCACCGAATAAGGCGCGAACAGCCTAGGGTTCCTAATATCCGAGAGTTCCACGGGATGAGCAGTAGATTGGTGAAAGCTATGCCGAGTCTCATATTCACTTCGGTTTTGGAAGATAATTGTACGTCAAGAACATGTGCGATATGCCTAGAAGACTACAATGTGGGGGAGAAGCTAAGGATTCTGCCGTGCCGTCACA AATTCCATGCTCTTTGTGTCGATTCGTGGCTCACCACCTGGCGGACCTTCTGTCCTGTCTGCAAGCAAGATGCAAATGCTGGGATGGCCGCCAATCTTCCTGCGTCGGAATCCACCCCTTTGCTTTCTTCCAATGCACCGTCTCCAATCTCGTCTAGGGCGTCTTCCTTCCGCTCATCGGTTCCCGCATCCCCGTCTATACAAATACTCCCACCTCCCCATGCGCAATCAGTTTCCCGAACTTACTCCAATTCTAGTAATCCCCTcatccctaaccctaaccctagtagGTCCTATACCCGCTCCTCGGCTATCAGCATAAGCGGAAGCTCCGCCGACCTAAGACATCTATCGGCCTCCCACCGATCTCGAGCCTCTCATTTAGCTTCTCCGCAATCGTTGGGCCTTCCGATGTCCTCCCCAGTCAATTCAAGGCTCATGAATCCGTATATTCCTAATTCAAGCAATGCATCCCCGAGCTATCTTTATGGGTCTTCGAGCCGGCAGTCGTACTTACGGCACTGCGCCGAATCGGACGCCAGTTTGTCTGCTTTGGCTTCTGCACAGTCTCTTCCCGGATGTTGA